The following are encoded together in the Thalassomonas haliotis genome:
- a CDS encoding HD domain-containing phosphohydrolase: MNSVELFTEIGIALSTEKDHRLLLEKILLNAIILTRADGGTIYSVTEAHALKFETIINKSLKLHLGGTTAHEITFADIPIYINDKINTKATVAVAAATGDIINIKDAYHDKNYDTSAARQMDNQTGYRTQSLLTLPMKDHLGALNGVLQLLNATCDSGEIVPFSPNDQRQVRALTSLAAVVLTNKQLIDDMETLFTTFSKLIAEAIDKKSPYTGGHCRRVPEITLLLARACHETDSGPLKDFTLALEDFHEISVAAWLHDCGKVATPAHIMDKATKLEGIFDRIALVDARFEIARRDLEHNPELSPISRQQKLTQLESDREFIRKANIGSEFFNQEKIDRVQQIRQHYRVTIAGEKQAILSDNEVHHLITQRGTLTAQERQIINEHMDITVEMLESTKFPKHLQNVPEYACGHHEKMDGSGYPKGLTREQMSVPARMMAIADIFEALTAADRPYKAAKTLSESLTILGRMKLDHHIDPDIFDVFIDKQVYLDFAQSALKPEQIDNVDINAIPGYVPPGQRVP; encoded by the coding sequence ATGAACAGCGTAGAGCTTTTTACCGAAATCGGCATCGCCCTATCCACTGAAAAGGACCACCGCCTGCTGTTGGAAAAAATCCTGCTCAATGCCATTATTTTAACCCGTGCCGACGGCGGCACCATTTACTCGGTAACAGAAGCACACGCCCTCAAGTTTGAGACCATCATCAATAAATCCTTAAAACTACATTTGGGGGGCACCACGGCACACGAGATCACCTTCGCCGACATTCCCATTTACATCAATGATAAAATCAATACCAAGGCCACGGTTGCCGTGGCCGCCGCCACCGGTGACATCATCAATATCAAAGACGCCTATCACGACAAAAATTACGATACCAGCGCCGCCCGGCAAATGGACAATCAGACGGGCTACCGTACCCAGTCGCTATTGACCCTGCCGATGAAAGATCATCTCGGGGCATTAAACGGCGTATTGCAGCTGCTAAATGCCACCTGTGATAGCGGTGAAATAGTGCCCTTTAGCCCAAACGACCAGCGCCAGGTACGTGCGCTGACCTCGCTGGCGGCAGTCGTGCTTACCAACAAACAGCTTATCGATGATATGGAAACCCTGTTCACTACCTTCTCCAAACTCATCGCCGAAGCCATAGATAAAAAATCCCCCTATACCGGGGGGCACTGCCGCCGGGTACCGGAAATCACCCTGTTGCTGGCCCGGGCCTGCCATGAGACCGATTCGGGACCGCTGAAAGATTTCACCTTAGCCCTGGAAGACTTTCATGAAATCTCCGTCGCCGCCTGGCTGCACGATTGCGGCAAAGTGGCCACCCCCGCCCATATCATGGACAAGGCCACTAAGCTGGAGGGGATTTTTGACCGCATCGCCCTGGTTGATGCCAGGTTTGAAATCGCCCGGCGCGACCTTGAGCATAACCCCGAACTGTCGCCGATAAGCCGCCAGCAAAAACTCACCCAGCTGGAAAGCGACCGGGAGTTTATCCGCAAGGCCAATATCGGCAGCGAATTTTTTAACCAGGAAAAAATCGACCGGGTGCAGCAGATCAGGCAACACTATCGGGTAACCATAGCGGGAGAAAAGCAAGCCATCCTCAGCGATAACGAAGTTCATCACCTGATCACCCAGCGCGGCACTTTAACCGCGCAGGAGCGGCAAATTATCAATGAACATATGGATATCACGGTAGAGATGCTCGAATCCACCAAGTTTCCCAAACATCTGCAAAATGTGCCGGAATACGCCTGCGGCCACCATGAAAAAATGGATGGCAGCGGTTACCCCAAGGGGCTGACCCGGGAGCAGATGTCGGTACCGGCAAGAATGATGGCCATCGCCGATATCTTCGAGGCGCTCACCGCGGCAGACAGACCCTATAAAGCAGCAAAAACCCTGTCGGAGTCCCTGACCATTTTAGGGCGTATGAAACTCGATCATCATATCGACCCGGATATCTTCGATGTTTTTATCGATAAACAGGTTTACCTGGATTTTGCCCAAAGCGCCCTTAAACCGGAGCAGATAGACAATGTTGATATCAATGCCATCCCCGGATATGTCCCTCCCGGCCAGAGAGTCCCCTAA
- a CDS encoding ExeM/NucH family extracellular endonuclease, protein MKLKIPALLAFFCVPVTQASELVLNAVTGNQLSTGTGITSETSASLEGVCYNCPDLAKIADASTFDDAVYYADAINAVNNNDSAAEIKAAINTIISTGHKILTYSEVWTALTETDEDPANPDNVILLYKGTSLAKLSNGSGSQSSNPDNWNREHVWAKSHGFSSSSNEAYTDIHHLRPTDISVNSSRGNLDFDNSMQTLSESPNTRIDSNSFEPRDEVKGDVARMVLYMDIRYEGLDTHTPDLTVVDRLTSTSEPALGRLCRLLEWHVADPVDATEQNRNDRIFEYQGNRNPFIDHSEWVDLLYSADTCVDDTTGGDGGGTDGGGTDGGGDGGGTGGGTDGGTGNISSNGQLTITEVMQNPGNGLNDSDAEWFEILNTGTGDINLNGWTIKDEGSDSFTITQDVIIPMGSYAVLGKSTDTVLNGGINVVYAYGDGMALSNGSDEILLVSPEGEVVDTIAYDNGNEWPDPNGASMTLISATTDNSLGGNWTTESEQNYAEGNFGTPGTGEATFELVITEVMQNPSAVADSAGEWFEVLNKGAIAVNINGWTLRDDDNDSHQITEDVILPAGAYSVFANNSDSSTNGGVEAIYQFSGMYLSNGSDELVLEMSDGTIADNIAWDGGPQWPDPTGKSMTLTSASLDNNVGSNWFEETSKSFGDGNFGTPGTGPDVSDGTDASTIGICADEASLISSIQGIEDITSTQGQKHVIEGVVTGVFANLNGFFVQEEHSDEDGDPQTSEGLFVANNANTVTPAVGAVVRVFGEVSESYGRTQLNASEDLLDCGTGSVSATSLSLPFASAQAPEALEGMLITIDSPLTVSNNYDLGKYGEVTLSNGRIFTPTNIYRPGTAEAIALAASNALNQVTLDDGQNGTNPETVIYPSGNLSASNTLRAGDQVTALTGVMDYSYSKYRIIPSQAPDIAAVNTRTDAPQLTPGNLTVASMNVLNLFNGDGQGGGFPTSRGADNLAEYERQVAKTVAAIIAMNADIIGLMEIENDGVDANSTLVDLVSRLNAVAGDNSYAFVNTGGPLGTDAIAVALLYKPGTVSPAADARVNNDEIFNRPPLAQTFSLNENGEQITIIANHFKAKLCTSATDLDKDQDDGQSCYNAKRQLQAQALIDWIASDSELSTQKDVLVMGDLNAYAMEDPIVKFTDQGYTNLIKHFNGTYAYSYSYGGAAGYLDHALANDSLLAKTVDTTDWHINADEPLVLDYNTENKSEQQLADFYAEDAYRVADHDPVVISFQLEKAVQSGDVNGDGTLDFTDYMLIYGMLGSTQGSANFDQAADLDADGQITFADMRLWQQIYANP, encoded by the coding sequence ATGAAATTAAAAATACCAGCTCTGCTGGCATTTTTTTGTGTACCTGTAACCCAAGCAAGCGAACTCGTGCTTAATGCGGTTACCGGCAATCAGCTTTCAACCGGCACTGGCATCACCAGCGAAACAAGTGCTTCACTCGAAGGGGTTTGTTATAACTGTCCCGATTTGGCGAAAATAGCCGATGCCAGCACCTTTGACGATGCGGTTTATTATGCCGACGCCATCAATGCCGTAAACAACAACGACAGTGCGGCAGAAATTAAAGCGGCAATTAATACCATAATCAGCACCGGCCATAAAATCCTGACCTACTCCGAGGTTTGGACAGCATTAACCGAGACCGATGAAGATCCCGCCAACCCCGATAACGTTATCTTATTATACAAGGGCACATCCCTGGCAAAATTATCCAACGGCAGCGGCTCACAAAGCAGCAATCCGGATAACTGGAACCGGGAACATGTCTGGGCGAAAAGCCATGGTTTCTCAAGTTCCTCAAATGAAGCCTATACCGATATTCATCACCTAAGACCCACAGACATTTCCGTCAACTCCTCCCGCGGCAACCTCGACTTCGATAACAGCATGCAGACGCTGAGCGAGTCCCCCAATACCCGCATCGACAGCAACTCTTTTGAGCCGCGCGATGAGGTTAAAGGTGACGTTGCCCGTATGGTGTTATATATGGACATCCGCTACGAAGGCCTGGATACCCATACCCCGGACTTAACGGTTGTTGACCGTTTAACCTCCACCAGCGAACCTGCCCTTGGCCGTTTATGCCGCCTGCTTGAATGGCATGTAGCAGATCCGGTAGATGCCACCGAGCAAAACCGTAATGACCGCATCTTTGAATACCAGGGCAACCGTAATCCCTTTATTGACCACAGCGAATGGGTCGACCTGCTTTATAGCGCCGACACCTGCGTTGATGATACGACCGGCGGAGACGGCGGCGGTACAGACGGCGGCGGCACAGATGGCGGTGGAGACGGCGGTGGTACCGGCGGCGGCACAGACGGCGGCACCGGCAATATCAGCAGCAATGGCCAGCTGACCATCACAGAAGTGATGCAAAATCCGGGCAACGGCCTTAACGATAGTGACGCCGAATGGTTTGAAATCTTAAATACCGGCACCGGCGATATCAACCTTAACGGCTGGACCATCAAAGATGAAGGCAGCGACAGCTTTACCATTACCCAAGATGTCATCATCCCTATGGGCAGCTATGCCGTTTTAGGCAAAAGCACAGACACTGTGCTCAACGGCGGCATCAATGTCGTTTACGCTTATGGCGACGGCATGGCTTTATCCAACGGCTCGGATGAAATTCTGCTGGTTTCTCCAGAAGGGGAAGTGGTTGATACCATAGCTTACGATAACGGCAACGAGTGGCCGGATCCAAACGGCGCTTCCATGACCTTGATCAGTGCAACCACAGACAACAGCCTTGGCGGCAACTGGACCACGGAAAGCGAGCAAAATTATGCCGAGGGTAATTTCGGTACCCCGGGCACAGGTGAGGCCACTTTTGAATTAGTGATCACCGAAGTGATGCAAAACCCGAGCGCCGTTGCCGACAGCGCCGGCGAATGGTTTGAAGTATTAAACAAAGGGGCGATTGCCGTTAATATCAACGGCTGGACCTTACGTGATGACGACAACGACAGCCACCAGATCACTGAAGACGTTATTTTACCGGCAGGCGCCTACTCGGTATTTGCCAACAACAGCGACAGCTCTACCAATGGTGGTGTTGAAGCGATTTATCAATTCTCCGGCATGTATTTAAGCAACGGCAGTGATGAATTGGTACTGGAAATGAGTGACGGCACCATTGCCGATAACATCGCCTGGGACGGCGGCCCGCAGTGGCCGGATCCCACCGGTAAGTCGATGACCTTAACCAGCGCTTCGCTTGACAACAATGTTGGCAGCAACTGGTTTGAAGAAACCAGCAAAAGCTTTGGTGACGGCAACTTCGGTACGCCGGGCACAGGTCCGGATGTTTCCGACGGCACCGACGCCAGCACTATCGGTATCTGCGCCGATGAAGCAAGCCTGATCAGCAGCATCCAGGGTATAGAGGATATCACCAGCACCCAGGGACAAAAGCATGTTATTGAAGGGGTAGTCACTGGAGTTTTTGCCAACCTTAACGGCTTCTTTGTCCAGGAAGAGCACAGCGATGAAGACGGCGATCCGCAAACTTCTGAAGGACTCTTTGTTGCCAACAATGCCAATACGGTTACCCCGGCAGTGGGCGCAGTAGTGCGTGTCTTTGGTGAAGTCTCGGAAAGCTACGGCCGGACCCAGTTAAACGCCAGCGAAGACCTGCTTGACTGTGGCACCGGCAGCGTCAGCGCCACCAGCTTAAGCCTGCCGTTTGCTTCTGCCCAAGCGCCGGAAGCACTTGAAGGTATGCTGATCACCATAGACAGCCCGTTAACCGTATCCAACAACTATGACTTGGGTAAATACGGTGAAGTGACCCTGTCTAACGGCCGCATCTTTACCCCGACCAACATTTATCGCCCGGGAACAGCTGAAGCCATCGCCCTGGCAGCAAGTAATGCCTTAAACCAGGTTACCCTGGATGACGGACAAAACGGCACTAACCCGGAAACCGTTATCTACCCAAGCGGCAACTTGTCGGCCAGCAATACCTTGCGTGCCGGCGATCAGGTAACCGCCTTAACCGGCGTTATGGACTACAGCTACAGCAAGTACCGTATCATCCCAAGCCAGGCGCCTGATATTGCTGCGGTAAACACCAGAACAGATGCGCCACAGCTAACGCCGGGTAACCTCACGGTTGCCAGCATGAATGTGCTCAACCTGTTTAACGGTGACGGCCAGGGCGGCGGTTTCCCAACCTCGCGTGGTGCCGACAACTTAGCCGAGTACGAGCGTCAGGTTGCTAAAACCGTTGCCGCCATCATTGCCATGAATGCCGACATTATCGGTTTGATGGAAATTGAAAACGACGGTGTCGATGCCAACAGCACCCTGGTTGACCTGGTAAGCCGCTTAAACGCCGTTGCCGGTGACAACAGCTACGCCTTTGTTAATACCGGCGGTCCGCTTGGTACAGATGCAATTGCCGTGGCCTTGTTATACAAGCCTGGCACAGTTTCACCTGCCGCCGATGCCCGGGTGAACAACGACGAAATCTTTAACCGTCCGCCGTTGGCGCAAACTTTCAGCCTGAATGAAAACGGCGAGCAAATCACTATTATCGCCAACCACTTCAAAGCGAAACTTTGTACCAGTGCTACCGATCTTGATAAAGACCAGGATGACGGCCAAAGCTGCTACAACGCCAAGCGTCAGCTGCAGGCACAGGCCCTGATCGACTGGATTGCCAGCGACAGTGAGCTGAGCACACAAAAAGACGTATTGGTAATGGGTGACTTAAATGCTTATGCCATGGAAGATCCTATTGTGAAGTTTACCGACCAGGGTTACACCAACCTGATCAAACACTTCAACGGTACGTACGCATACTCCTACAGCTATGGCGGCGCTGCCGGTTACCTGGATCACGCCCTGGCGAATGATTCTTTACTGGCGAAAACCGTCGATACCACAGACTGGCATATCAATGCCGATGAGCCTTTGGTTTTGGATTACAACACGGAAAATAAATCTGAGCAGCAGCTGGCAGACTTCTACGCAGAAGACGCTTACCGGGTAGCTGACCATGATCCGGTTGTGATCAGCTTCCAGCTGGAAAAAGCAGTGCAAAGCGGCGACGTTAACGGCGACGGTACCCTGGACTTCACTGACTATATGCTTATTTACGGCATGTTAGGCAGTACTCAAGGCAGCGCTAACTTCGACCAGGCAGCAGATTTAGATGCCGACGGCCAGATCACCTTTGCTGATATGCGCCTGTGGCAACAAATTTACGCTAACCCGTAA